The Nostoc sp. 'Lobaria pulmonaria (5183) cyanobiont' DNA window ACTGCTACAGATTTACAAATTTGGGCAACTGGAGAAAATCCAGTATTTTGGGGTTCTAAAGAAGAAGATATTTTAGAAGTTAAATTAGATAAAAAAGAATTCAAGCCTGGTGAAACTGCTACTGCCCTAATTCAATCTCCCTATCCAGATGCAGAATTGTACTTTGCTGTGATTAAAGACAAACCCCTTTATCAGCAGATTATTAAAGTTCAGGGAGGCGCACCACAAATTCAGTTTCAAGTCACCCCAGAAATGCTGCCTAATGCAGCCATTGAAGCTGTATTAGTAAGACAGGGTAAACCTATTAACCAAGTGGAAGCAGGAAGTTTAGATAACTTAGTGAAGATTGGTTTTACACCTTTTAAAGTTAATTTAGAAGAGAAGTATTTAAAACTGCAAGTTAAACCAGTGCAAGCATCATTAGAACCTGGTGCAGAGGAAACAGTACAACTAGAACTGAGGGACAATCAAGGAAACCCCACCAAAGGACAGTTTACAGTCATGGTGGTAAACGAGGCGGTGTTACAACTTTCTGGTTATCGTCCGCCAGATTTGGTAGATACAGTTTACGCAGAACAGCCAATATCTACCCGCTTTAGCGATAATCGCCCAGATGTCATATTACAAGCACAAGATGTAGCTAAACCCAAAGGTTGGGGTTATGGCGGTGGTTTCTCAACTGGTGCAGCCAATACTCGCACTCGCACCGATTTTCAAGCCTTAGCTTACTACAACGGTTCTGTCCTTACCGATGCAAATGGGAATGCACAGATAACCTTTAAACTCCCAGATGATTTAACTACATGGCGGGTGATGGCTGTCGCTACTGATGGAAATCTGCGTTTCGGGAATGGGGACACAACGTTTATCACCACCAAGCCACTGCTCACTAATGCCATCTTGCCACAATTTGCCCGTCCAGGCGATCGCATCCTCGCCGGTTTATCTGTAACTAATAACACTGGGAATACAGGAAATCTCTCAATTAATGGTGAACTTAGCGGTAATGTGAAGTTTACTGAGAAAAACCCCACAGCTACTTCTTTACAAACCAAAGCTGAATCTGCAACTCATGCTTATCGCTTTCCCATGCTGGCGGATAACGTGGGAGTTGGTAAAGTTCGCTTTACCACTCAGTTAAATGGTACAGCCGCAGATGCTTTTGAAATACCTTTGGAAATTAAGCCAATTGAAATTACAGAACAAGTTGTTGAATCTGGTGTTACTGAAAAACAGGTGAAGATTCCCCTGAATGTTGATAAAAATAACTTCCCTGATGCGGGAGGTTTAGATATTCAGTTGGCGAGTACTTTGATACCAGAAATTAAAGCACCAGCAAAGCAGGTTTTAGAAGATGATGATTTGCCGTTTACAGAACCGGCGGCCAGTCAGTTAATAATTGCGGCAAATCTGCAAACTCTTGCCCAAAAATATGGTCAAAACTTTGCAGAATTTAATCCTAGCCAACAAGCTAATCAAGCAATTGAAAAATTACAAAAACTCCAAATAGCCGATGGTGGTTTTGCCGCTTTTCCAGGACAAGAAAAATCTGACCCTTGGGTTTCTTCCTATACGGGAGAATCTTTGGCTAAAGCCAGTCAGGTGTTCCCTAATTTAGTCGATTCTGCAATGCTGTCTCGCCTGAAAGCTTATCTGCAAAAAGTTATGGCGAATCCTGGAGAAAATGAGTTTTGCAAACAACTACTCTGTAAAAGGCAACTGCAACTTAATGCTTTAATCTCTTTAGCAGAATTGGGAGACAAACGCAATACTTTCCTTGCAGATATTTATGAACAGCGCAATAACTTTGATGTAGCAACTCAAATTAAACTAGCGCGATACTTATCTCAATTCTCAGAATGGCAAGATGAATCTCAACAATTAGTGAACAAGCTGCAACAGAATATTTATGAAACTGGCCGCACAGCAGTTGTAAGTTTACCACGTAGTTGGGGATGGATGAGTTCATCTACCACGACGCAAGCGCAAGCTTTACGTTTATTTATTGCCAAACAAAGTAAACCCGAAGTTATAGATAAGTTATTCCAAAGTCTTCTGGCATTACGACGGGATGGTACATGGCAAACTAACTATAATAATGCCCAAGCTTTAACAGCTTTGGTAGATTATAGTCAACTGCAACCCACAGCACCTAATTTTGTTGCCACAGTGGAATTAGCTGGTAATAAGTTAGGAGAAAATAGGTTTAATGGCTACCAAAATCCTAGCTTACAGCTAAATGTGCCGATGAATAAATTACCTCGTGGGCGTAATGATTTAACGCTGCAAAAATCAGGTAATGGCACTTTACACTATCTGGTTGCTTATAATTATCGCTTGCAAGGTAATCAAGCAGGCAGGTTTAACGGACTACGCATAACACGAGAAATTAGTCAAGTAAATGAAGAAAAAATTTTGCAAAAAACAGGTCTTTACGCTTTTGATAAACCCTTGACTTTAGCCTCTGGACAGGTGTTTGATATTGGTTTAGAAATCATCGCCGATCATCCTGTAGATCATCTGGTGATAAAAGATCCGCTACCATCAGGTTTTGAGGCGGTGGATGCAAGTTTTCAAACTGCTACAGCTGCATTACAAGCAAAAGCCGATAGCTGGGAACTTGGTTTTAGAAATATCTACCGCGATCGCATTATCGCCTACACCGACCATCTAGAACCAGGAGTTTATAGCCTGCACTACTTAGTCCGTTCTGTTACTCCTGGTACATTTTCTTGGCCTGGTGCGGAAGTTCACTTGCAATATGCGCCAGAAGAATTTGGGCGAACTGCTGAGTCTACATTAATATTGGAAGATGGAAAGTAATTATTTATGCGATATTTGGCTACAACAAATCTAAAAATCTTTCCAAGTCTATACAGACCTCGCCTTCTTGAGTAATCAACTCATCTTCCAATCGCTCAAGATAAAGTTCTATTGCTTCTTCCACAGTTTCTCCTTCACTGATACAGCCAGGAAGTGAGGGAATACGGACGTGTATCCCCAACAAAAAAGCGATGGCATTATCGCTTATGCCGACCACCTAGAACCAGAAGTTTATAGCCTCCATTACTTAGTCCGTTCTATGACTCCTGGTGCATTTTCTTGGTTTGCTGCCCAAATACATTTGCAATATGTACTAGAAGAATTTGGGCGTATTGCTGGGTTAACACTGCTACTGAAGTATATAAAGTAATTATTAATACTTTATTTAGCTACAGCAAATCTAAAAATTTTTCCAAGTATATACGAGCCTGCTTTTAAATATTAAGGTTTAACTAACTAATTTGGCTTTTATGGGCAAAAGAAACGCTCATATAAGACCATTTTTTAACAAGCATACTTAAGTAAAAGCTGCGTTTATTACATAGAGATGTCAAAGTTAAAGTAAAAACAACAACGGTAAATTAGCTGGTTACAATTTAGGGTTAGTCTCAATACGATATAACACAATACAGTTCAGATAAACCTAAAACTCTGATGCGAGACATGATTTCCCGCGTCTTAAAAGATCAATTATCCACAAACCCTTAACTAAACCGTATGGGAATATAACAAATTAGACATTTTTACAACAAAGTAGGAAAGTTACTTTTGCTCTAATCTTAAAGATTGAAAATCGGCGTAATAAAAAATGCAACAAGTACTAACATTAATTGAACAAAAAAAACAAGAATATGCTCAATTAGCCTTGTTTAGTTTTATGCAAAATAAAAGTATAAACCCTATCCAAAGGTTAGCTTGGGCACCATGTGCTGCTCATTTTATTATGAATTTTGGAGAACTTAATAAGTATTTTTTGCGAGTAGAACCAACAAACGATCCAATTCAGGCATTAATTAACAAGCATACTTATGAAGATGACCATCATTGGTTGTGGTTTTTAGAAGATTTGAAAAATCTAGAACTTGACAAATCATTAAAATTTAGTGATGCATTAAAATTCCTTTGGAGTGAAGAAACTAAGAATGCTCGTTATTTAAATTATCAACTCTATCGATATACTTCACAAGCAACTCCTATTCAGAAAATCATAGTTATTGAAGTTACCGAAGCGACAGGTAACATAATGTTTTCAACAGCGGCAGAGATTGGCAAAGAAATTAAAGCAATTACCCAAAAACCATGCCGATATTTTGCAGATTTCCATCTGAATGTTGAAACTGGTCACATGACAAGTCAATCTGGAATAGAGCAATTTTTACAAGATATTCAACTATCAGAAGCAACTCGACAAGAAGCTTATGAATTAGTTGAGAACTTATTTACAATTTTCACACAATTTACAAATGAGCTTTTGGTATATGCTGAAACCCACAAAGTTGAGCAGCAATTGAAAACCGCATAAGTTATTAAGCAAGCTTTTTGAAATTGACTATCATACAAAAATAGGAACTTTAACTATGTCACAGGATGTACAAAAAATTTTAATTGTTGGTGGTGGTTCAGCCGGTTGGATGACGGCAGCTTATTTAAGTAAAGCACTAGATAAAAATATTAATATTACTCTGGTGGAATCATCTAACATCACAAAAATTGGTGTTGGAGAAGCAACTTTTAGTACCATCAAAGTATTCTTTGATTTTCTAGGGTTACAAGAATATGAATGGATGCCAAAGTGTAATGCCACATATAAGATGGCAATTAAGTTTGTCAACTGGAATGCAAAAGGGCAACACTTCTACCATCCTTTCCAGAGATATGAGGTAATCGACGGCTTTGATATCTCTGAATGGTGGCTGAAAATGAAGAAAGACCAAGAAGCATTTGATTATGCCTGCTTTCTAATTCCCTGGCTGTGCGATCATCAAAGATCGCCGAGATATTTAGATAGTAAAGTCTTCGATCACAAAGTTCAAAATGAATTTTCTCAAGAGCATATCGCCAAGAAAAATATCTTGGATAAGTTAAAAATTCAGTACCCCTATGCCTATCATTTTGATGCGAATCTACTGGCAAGATTCATGAAAGATTATGCAATGTCAAGGGGAGTGAAGCAAATTGTTGATGATATGGTGGATATTAAGTTAACTGAGGATGGGAGCATAGATAGTCTTACAACCAAAGAGCATGGCATTCTCAGTGGCGACCTTTTTATTGACTGTACTGGTTTCCGTGGTCTTTTGATCAACAAAGCGCTTGGTGAGCCATTCATTTCTTATTCAGATTCACTATTGTGCGATCGCGCGATCGCAATGCAGATACCAACTGATATCAAAAAAGATGGCATCAACCCTTATACCACGTCAACTGCACTTTCGTCGGGTTGGGTCTGGAATATACCTTTGTATGGCAGAAATGGTACTGGGTATGTTTATTCAAGTGCATTCATTTCTGCTGAGTCAGCAGAACAGGAATTTCGCCAGCATTTGGGAGCCGCTGCTAATAATGGTCAAGCCTCTCATATCAAGATGCGGATTGGACGTAACAGAAACTCATGGGTGAAAAACTGTGTAGCAATTGGCCTTTCCAGTGGATTTGTGGAACCACTAGAATCTACTGGCATCTTCTTCATTCAACATGGAATTGAAGAGTTAGTTAACCACTTTCCCAGCAAATCTTTCAATCAAGAACTAATTCACAGCTATAACAAAGTTGTCGCTGACTGCATAGATGGTGTGCGAGAATTTTTGACACTTCATTATTATGCTAGCGATCGCACCGACACAGAATTCTGGAAAGCAACTAAGAACAATATCAAAGTTCCAGAAGAACTACAGGAAAAATTAAGGTTATGGAAAAATAGACTGCCAAGCAATAAGACTATCAACCCGAAATACCACGGCTTCGAGTCTTACTCTTATTCGGTAATGTTGCTGGGGCTAAATTACATGCCTGAAAGCAGTCTTCCCATTTTAGAACATATCGGCAATCACAATGCGGAGGCTGCATTTTTGGAAATTAGGGAAAGAGCCAATTACCTAACTTCAACTTTACCGTCTCAGTCTGAATACTTGACTCATGTAATAAAGTCACAAGAACAGTCGGAGTATGTAAGTGGGGTTAGCGATCGCTCATATCAGATTCATGCACTAATTTCATAATTATAGGAGAACCCAAGATGACGGTGAAACAAGTATGCGTGATTGGGGCTGGAGTCAGCGGATTAGTCTCAGCAAAGACCTTTCTTGAGGAAGGTTACGAAGTTACATTGTTCGAGAAACGGCAGGGACTTGGTGGTGTGTGGGAAAGATCGAGAACTTACCCAGGACTGTCGATTCAAAATCCCAGAGATACCTATGCTTTCTCAGACTTTCCTATGCCTGCCTCTTATCCAGAATGGCCTTCAGCAGAGCAAATATGCGCTTACCTTGAATCCTATGCCCAACACTTTGGTGTCACAGAAAAAATTCAGTTCGGTGCAAAAGTAACTAAAGTGGAGCGCAAATCAGCAAGTATTCCTGGATGGATAGTCAGTGTTAGCTTTCAAGAAGATGGTAAGGAGATCGGAAAACAAAATTACGAGTTCGACTTTGTGATTGTGTGCAATGGCACTTATGATATTCCCTACATTCCTAAGTTGCCGGGGATGGAAGAGTTCATTGCCGCCGGAGGTCAAGTAATACATACTAACGACTTTAATGACGGCTCTGTAATTGAGGGCAAGCGAGTCGTTGTTGTCGGTTTTGGCAAGTCAGCCACCGATTTAGCGAATCTTGCAGCTAGCAAGGCCAAGGAATGTACCCTTGTCTTCCGTCAAGCGCTGTGGAAAGTTCCTAACTTCTTTCTCGGTCTGTTGAACATCAAGTATATTTTTCTGACTCGGTTTGCAGAAATTTGGATGCCCTATCATAAACTTCAAGGATGGGAAAAGTGGCTGCATAGTTTTGGCAAACCACTAGTGTGGGCATTCTGGCGGCTAAATGAGACTATCTTGCGCTTACAGTTTCCCCTTGATGCTTGTGGAATGGTGCCCAAACAACCGATGAACAAATTGATTGGTTGTAGTATCGGCTTAGTGCCTAAAGGCTTTTTTGAATATGTACGCGCAGGTAAAATTCGTGCTGTCAAGACAAAGATCAACAAGTTTTTTGCTAGTGGCGTCGAATTGGATAACGGCGAGAAAATACAGGCAGATGTTGTTGTCTTTGGCACAGGATTTCTTCAGGATATCCCTTTTTTAGAAGAGAAGTACCACAGACACGTATTTGATCAGCAAGGCACTATCCATCTTTACCGCCATCTTATTCACCCCCATATTCCACAGATGGGTTTTGTTGGTTATAACTATACTTTCTGTGCCCAGTTATCAGCAGAAATTGGTGCTAGATGGTTATCAGAGTATGTCAAAGGGAATTTACCTTTACCATCCCCGCAACAGATGCTAGAGGATGTAACAGCAGAGTTGGAATGGAGGAAGAAAGATAGACCCTATGCTTTTGTCAGTGGAGCATGTGTAACTCCTTTTACATTCCATTACATTGATGAGTTGCTTCAGGATATGGGTCTGAGTAGCCGCCGTCAACCAGGGAACTTGGTTGGGGAGTTTCTGATGCCAATAGATCCATCTGCCTACAAGCATCTGGGCGAGGAATTACAAGCAAAACAAAAACAACATCCATCTCTCAATGATTTTGCGATCGCGGCAAGTGTAGAGGTCAAAAAGAAGCCTTCGTTGATATCTCCCTAATAACGGCTGGACATCAAATTCTAAGCGATCAAACCCTTCGTACTGGCTTAAAATACCGTCGTCTTGAAAAACTACGTGTATCTTCCGGCTCACAACATCCCAATGGTTGATTTCTTCTTGACTCAGGTTGAGGCGATCGCAGAATTCACGACGGCAGGAAGGTGACAGTAGATTGAGGACTTCCTGCGTTCGATAGAGCGTCCAGACTGCCATTAGGTTTGTGTAGGTATTATTGTTGATTCCAGTCTCGGCGGATTATCCCCCTAACGATGCGGTTAAATATTCACGTAATTCTTCGATGATTCAACTGTCAGCACCTAATCGCAACGATGTCTACGACGGGCTACGCCTACGCAATTGAGATTCAGGGTTAATGTACAGTCAAAGGAATCCCGTTATCTTTAGGTTTTAACTTGAGAATAAATGGCACAGCTTTCAATACCCAATCGGACACGGGTGTATAATTAGCAGCTTCTTCTCCAAAGCTAATAGAGAGCATATCTGTATGAATAATCCCTGGATTGAGAGGTATAGCTGCCATCCCACTCGGCAATTCTTGTGCCAAAGAACCAGTTAATCCTTCTATTGCCCACTTGGAAGCACAGTATGGTGCAACTTGGGCTGAAGTAGAACGTCCCCAGCCAGAACTAAAGTTAACAATAATACCCCGTTTGTTTTTGACCATTGCTGGTACGAAATGGCGAATTATATTCACTACTCCTTTGATATTGATATCTATTAGATCGGAAAATTCTTCGGATGGTATTTCCCATAAAGGTGCTGGGTAATTAATAATTGCTGCATTGTTAATCACTATATCTGGCGGTTCATATTTGTTCAGTACATGTTCTGCCCATTTTTTTACAAGCGGTTCATTTGCCACATCTACAGATGTGAAATCGTTGGGTGCACCATATTTATGGCGTATTTTATCAATAGCATCTAATGAACGAGCGCAACCAATAACAGTATGTCCCTCTTGAATAAAACCTTCGGTCATCGCATAACCTAGACCTTTGCTGATACCTGTAATTAAGATGAGTTTAGTCATATTTTTCTGCTATTCCTGCTCTCTTAGAAATAATTCGTGGGAAAAAATAACCACTACCTCTTGCTGTAACAATCAACTCTGGCAAGTTTGGGTCGGATTCTATTTTTGTCCGTAATCAGGAGATATGCACATCTACTACACGAGTATCTGCCGAGAAGCGATCGCTGTAAGCCATCTATTTGGGATATTCCAGTTCTGCAATGATTCATACCGCCATTATGCAACGCCAAATTTTTCAGTAACGGTAGCTTGTCTCACTGTTGCATTGGAATCTCAATCACAAACTCAGTTCCCTCTCCCGGAGTTGATTTGCAGCTTAACTGACCCTTGTGTTTGTCCACTACCACTTGATAGCTAATTGACAACCCCAACCCCGTACCACTTCCTACTGCCTTAGTGGTAAAAAATGGATCGAATATTTTCTGCTGCACCTGTGCAGTCATACCATAACCGTTATCAGCAATCCGAATCTTCAACGTGTTTACTTCTCCTAGTTCAGTACGAATACGAATCTGAGGATTTTTTCTGGGAGAATCTTCTTCATAGTTGTAGTCCTCTAAAGCATCGATCGCATTACTTAAAATATTCATAAACACTTGATTGAGTTGACCGGCATAGCAAATAACATTCGGCAGTTGTGCGTATTCTTTAAAGACCTCAATTTCTGGGCGATCACTTTTTTCTTTGAGTCGGTGCTGCAAAATCATTAAGGTACTATCGATGCCTTCATGAATATTTACAGGCTTCATTTCCGATTCATCTAGACGAGAGAAATTACGTAAGCTCAGAATAATATTTCGGATACGGGAACTTCCTACATTCATAGA harbors:
- a CDS encoding tryptophan halogenase family protein; this encodes MSQDVQKILIVGGGSAGWMTAAYLSKALDKNINITLVESSNITKIGVGEATFSTIKVFFDFLGLQEYEWMPKCNATYKMAIKFVNWNAKGQHFYHPFQRYEVIDGFDISEWWLKMKKDQEAFDYACFLIPWLCDHQRSPRYLDSKVFDHKVQNEFSQEHIAKKNILDKLKIQYPYAYHFDANLLARFMKDYAMSRGVKQIVDDMVDIKLTEDGSIDSLTTKEHGILSGDLFIDCTGFRGLLINKALGEPFISYSDSLLCDRAIAMQIPTDIKKDGINPYTTSTALSSGWVWNIPLYGRNGTGYVYSSAFISAESAEQEFRQHLGAAANNGQASHIKMRIGRNRNSWVKNCVAIGLSSGFVEPLESTGIFFIQHGIEELVNHFPSKSFNQELIHSYNKVVADCIDGVREFLTLHYYASDRTDTEFWKATKNNIKVPEELQEKLRLWKNRLPSNKTINPKYHGFESYSYSVMLLGLNYMPESSLPILEHIGNHNAEAAFLEIRERANYLTSTLPSQSEYLTHVIKSQEQSEYVSGVSDRSYQIHALIS
- a CDS encoding flavin-containing monooxygenase, with amino-acid sequence MTVKQVCVIGAGVSGLVSAKTFLEEGYEVTLFEKRQGLGGVWERSRTYPGLSIQNPRDTYAFSDFPMPASYPEWPSAEQICAYLESYAQHFGVTEKIQFGAKVTKVERKSASIPGWIVSVSFQEDGKEIGKQNYEFDFVIVCNGTYDIPYIPKLPGMEEFIAAGGQVIHTNDFNDGSVIEGKRVVVVGFGKSATDLANLAASKAKECTLVFRQALWKVPNFFLGLLNIKYIFLTRFAEIWMPYHKLQGWEKWLHSFGKPLVWAFWRLNETILRLQFPLDACGMVPKQPMNKLIGCSIGLVPKGFFEYVRAGKIRAVKTKINKFFASGVELDNGEKIQADVVVFGTGFLQDIPFLEEKYHRHVFDQQGTIHLYRHLIHPHIPQMGFVGYNYTFCAQLSAEIGARWLSEYVKGNLPLPSPQQMLEDVTAELEWRKKDRPYAFVSGACVTPFTFHYIDELLQDMGLSSRRQPGNLVGEFLMPIDPSAYKHLGEELQAKQKQHPSLNDFAIAASVEVKKKPSLISP
- a CDS encoding SDR family oxidoreductase encodes the protein MTKLILITGISKGLGYAMTEGFIQEGHTVIGCARSLDAIDKIRHKYGAPNDFTSVDVANEPLVKKWAEHVLNKYEPPDIVINNAAIINYPAPLWEIPSEEFSDLIDINIKGVVNIIRHFVPAMVKNKRGIIVNFSSGWGRSTSAQVAPYCASKWAIEGLTGSLAQELPSGMAAIPLNPGIIHTDMLSISFGEEAANYTPVSDWVLKAVPFILKLKPKDNGIPLTVH